A DNA window from Candidatus Protochlamydia naegleriophila contains the following coding sequences:
- a CDS encoding dicarboxylate/amino acid:cation symporter, producing MKLWVKIFIGLLLGALTGLLIGEKAVYLKPLGTIFLNLINMIIPLLILSSMTVGITSIHDPQKLGRVGGKTIGIYLITTIASILTGIALANLFQVGSGLYLQASETAVAKAPTFGEIIVSIIPSNPIAALVNGNILQIIVFSVFLGIAINFSGERGRPLHNVLESLSDVMYRLTSLIMEFSPVGVFGIMAWVTGTFGLTLLIPLFKFLGVYYAACLLQLVVVYAFILLKGFGRLHPWPFFKGMGDAIMMAFSTGSSAATLPVAMHCVQENLGVSKNISGFVLPLGITMNMNGTAIFQAMSAVFVAKAYGIPLDLSSYFTLLMTATMSAIGTAGVPGGGFIMLSAVLTSLGLPLEGLAILAGIDRLREMVTTVLNILGDAAVTVLIAKQEGELDERKYYHTELVEFEGGAS from the coding sequence ATGAAACTATGGGTTAAGATTTTTATTGGATTGCTTCTTGGAGCCTTAACGGGCCTCTTGATTGGAGAAAAAGCAGTTTATTTGAAACCTTTAGGGACCATTTTTTTAAATTTAATCAACATGATCATTCCTCTGTTGATTCTCTCTTCTATGACAGTTGGGATCACAAGCATTCACGATCCTCAAAAGCTTGGTCGAGTAGGTGGCAAAACAATTGGTATCTATTTGATCACAACCATTGCCTCTATTTTGACAGGAATTGCATTGGCAAATCTTTTTCAAGTAGGCAGTGGTTTGTATTTACAAGCGAGTGAAACGGCTGTGGCTAAAGCTCCAACTTTTGGCGAAATCATCGTTTCCATTATTCCAAGCAATCCGATCGCTGCGCTTGTGAATGGTAATATTTTGCAAATCATTGTATTTTCTGTCTTTCTAGGCATAGCCATTAACTTTTCGGGTGAAAGAGGCAGGCCTCTACATAACGTTTTGGAGTCCTTATCCGATGTAATGTATCGCCTAACTTCGCTCATCATGGAATTCTCTCCAGTGGGTGTTTTCGGGATCATGGCTTGGGTTACAGGGACTTTTGGTCTGACTCTCTTAATTCCTTTATTTAAATTTTTAGGCGTCTACTATGCAGCATGTCTGCTTCAATTAGTGGTCGTATATGCTTTTATCCTTTTAAAAGGTTTTGGAAGATTGCACCCTTGGCCATTCTTTAAAGGAATGGGCGATGCCATTATGATGGCATTTTCTACGGGCAGCAGTGCAGCCACGCTTCCTGTCGCCATGCATTGTGTACAGGAAAACTTGGGCGTATCTAAAAATATTTCCGGCTTCGTTCTCCCCTTGGGCATTACCATGAATATGAATGGAACGGCCATTTTTCAGGCCATGAGTGCCGTATTTGTGGCTAAGGCATATGGGATCCCTTTAGATCTATCCTCTTATTTCACGCTTTTGATGACGGCAACGATGTCTGCTATCGGCACGGCAGGGGTTCCAGGCGGAGGATTTATCATGCTCTCGGCTGTTTTAACATCCCTTGGACTACCTTTGGAGGGATTGGCTATTTTGGCCGGTATCGATCGCCTGCGAGAAATGGTCACAACAGTCTTAAATATCTTAGGCGATGCTGCTGTCACTGTCTTAATAGCGAAGCAGGAGGGGGAACTAGACGAGCGCAAATACTATCATACTGAATTGGTAGAGTTTGAAGGAGGAGCTTCTTAA
- the lpxK gene encoding tetraacyldisaccharide 4'-kinase, translating into MLVKKFEVYVKEVIKGQKRGGVPTLIKWMLLPLSWAYRLIVVVRNWLYDQGWMRRYVPPVSLVMSVGNIVAGGTGKTPVTLLIANAFYERFDLAILSRGYRSKAEKLDNPIVLCEGQGPIFPASYCGDEPYIYAQRFPKAIVVVGGNRKKASFLAAKAGAQIILLDDAMQHRRLARDFDIVVIDGGDPFGQGYFLPRGFLREDIRSLNRANLLILNHITDSEQFKNVKNQLKHYTTAPMIGVKGVVCHRRDLKGREIENLQGQRVGMFCAIAHPEYFKRTLESEGVIVVAESCLPDHDEIKEKDLENFAQQCKQLGAQWLICTEKDRVKLPDQLVLSLPIAWIQIELAVIEGEEEWKAFLAKAEAKIS; encoded by the coding sequence ATGTTAGTTAAAAAATTTGAAGTGTATGTGAAAGAAGTCATCAAAGGACAGAAGCGGGGAGGTGTGCCTACCTTGATTAAGTGGATGCTTTTGCCATTAAGCTGGGCTTACCGTTTAATCGTGGTCGTTCGCAATTGGCTATACGATCAAGGATGGATGAGGCGGTACGTGCCGCCCGTTTCTCTGGTCATGAGCGTTGGCAATATTGTAGCGGGAGGAACCGGCAAAACACCAGTTACATTATTGATTGCCAATGCGTTTTACGAGCGCTTTGACTTAGCTATTTTGTCTAGAGGGTATCGCTCTAAAGCCGAAAAGTTAGACAATCCCATCGTCCTTTGCGAAGGGCAGGGCCCCATTTTTCCAGCTTCTTATTGCGGTGATGAACCCTACATCTATGCACAACGCTTTCCTAAAGCCATCGTCGTCGTGGGTGGAAATCGCAAGAAGGCCTCTTTTTTGGCTGCAAAAGCCGGTGCTCAAATCATTCTTTTAGATGATGCGATGCAGCATCGCCGTTTGGCACGAGATTTTGATATTGTTGTCATTGATGGAGGGGATCCATTTGGACAGGGATATTTTCTTCCAAGGGGCTTTCTGCGGGAAGATATTCGTTCACTAAATCGGGCCAATTTACTCATTTTAAATCATATCACTGATTCGGAACAGTTTAAGAATGTAAAAAATCAATTAAAGCACTATACTACTGCACCGATGATTGGAGTGAAAGGCGTTGTCTGCCATAGGCGCGACTTGAAGGGACGCGAAATTGAAAACTTGCAAGGTCAGCGAGTTGGAATGTTTTGTGCCATTGCCCATCCTGAGTACTTTAAGAGGACATTAGAGTCTGAAGGCGTGATCGTTGTTGCAGAGTCCTGCCTGCCTGATCATGATGAGATTAAGGAAAAAGATTTAGAGAACTTTGCCCAGCAGTGTAAACAGTTGGGGGCTCAATGGCTCATTTGTACAGAAAAAGATCGAGTCAAACTGCCTGATCAGTTGGTATTGAGTTTGCCTATTGCCTGGATTCAAATCGAGCTGGCTGTTATTGAGGGAGAGGAAGAGTGGAAAGCCTTTCTAGCGAAGGCCGAAGCCAAAATTTCTTAA
- a CDS encoding D-sedoheptulose-7-phosphate isomerase — MKKKILQAIDDCIQAVEQLKQPRCIAFMEETAAALAACFQKGCKIIIAGNGGSLCDASHFAEELTGYFRGARRALPAIALSEPGHITCTANDKGFEWVFARGIEAYGKPGDIFIGLTTSGNSPNMIMAFEQAKQQGLQTVAFLGKSGGKLKGVADLELIIEGFKTSDRIQEAHMAAIHLIIELVEAHLFLTDAQPEASCPQMVALD; from the coding sequence ATGAAAAAAAAAATATTACAAGCCATTGATGATTGTATTCAGGCTGTTGAACAACTCAAGCAACCCCGTTGCATAGCATTCATGGAAGAGACTGCTGCTGCTTTAGCCGCTTGTTTTCAAAAGGGTTGCAAAATTATTATAGCTGGAAATGGGGGAAGTTTATGCGATGCTTCTCATTTTGCCGAAGAGCTGACGGGCTATTTTCGAGGGGCTCGGCGAGCGCTTCCGGCCATTGCTCTTTCAGAGCCTGGACACATTACTTGTACAGCTAATGACAAGGGATTTGAATGGGTTTTCGCAAGAGGTATCGAGGCCTATGGAAAACCGGGTGATATCTTTATTGGATTGACCACTAGCGGGAATTCGCCCAATATGATCATGGCTTTTGAGCAAGCTAAACAGCAAGGCTTGCAGACTGTGGCTTTCTTAGGCAAGAGTGGGGGAAAATTGAAAGGAGTTGCCGATCTCGAACTCATCATTGAAGGGTTTAAAACTTCTGACCGCATCCAAGAAGCGCATATGGCAGCCATTCACTTGATTATTGAATTAGTGGAAGCGCATTTGTTTTTAACAGATGCTCAACCAGAAGCCTCTTGTCCGCAAATGGTTGCATTAGATTAG
- a CDS encoding thioredoxin family protein — MTDKKTYTLPLGSTPPNFRLKGTDGKYYSLSHFAHAKALVIFFTCNHCPYVIGSDEITRQTAEKYRDHGAVFVGINSNSAITYPEDSFPKMIERMEKHHFPWIYLWDDTQETAKDYGALRTPHFFVFDSNHRLIYTGRGIDSPKDASKMTVNDLDNALDDYFHHKPLRKPLTNPIGCNVKWEGKDKHWMPDDACDLI; from the coding sequence ATGACAGATAAAAAAACCTATACACTGCCTTTAGGTTCTACCCCTCCTAACTTTCGCTTAAAAGGGACGGATGGAAAGTATTATTCATTAAGTCATTTTGCCCATGCCAAGGCACTCGTCATTTTTTTTACGTGTAATCACTGTCCTTATGTGATCGGATCGGATGAGATTACGCGTCAAACCGCAGAAAAATACCGTGATCATGGCGCTGTTTTTGTGGGTATCAATTCCAATAGCGCAATCACCTATCCCGAAGATTCTTTTCCTAAAATGATTGAAAGAATGGAAAAGCATCACTTCCCTTGGATCTACCTATGGGATGATACTCAAGAAACAGCCAAAGACTATGGCGCCTTGCGCACACCCCATTTTTTCGTTTTCGACAGTAATCATCGACTCATTTATACGGGAAGAGGGATTGACTCTCCAAAGGATGCCTCAAAAATGACCGTAAACGATTTAGACAATGCCTTAGATGATTATTTTCATCATAAACCCCTTCGAAAACCTCTGACCAATCCAATCGGATGCAATGTTAAGTGGGAGGGCAAGGATAAGCATTGGATGCCTGACGACGCCTGCGATCTTATTTAA